CCGAAGACCCGGCAGACGCACCTGTCAGACCCATAGAAATCGGGAGGACGGGCAGTCCTTTCTGTCATTCACTTATTCGATTTAAATAGGCGTGCCGGAAATGCGAAACAATGGCATCGGGGCAATTTTCTCCCGTTGCGCGATCATCGCGAACGATGGCCGGGTCTTTTCGGTCACACTGGAGAACCCATGCCCGGCAGATGCGGCGCCGATGAAGCATGGCGATCGCGTCTGCCTCACATCGTCGTTAGGAGACTGCGGGTTTCAATCCCGGCGATCTTGCATTATCTCACAGCCTAACTTCCTCTTTTGAAGAGACCTGCCTTGGCCAGCCCATCCTCCTTCGCCGCCCTTTCCGCAAAGATTAAAAACCGCTCGGCCCGTGCGGGCATCATCGGACTTGGCTATGTCGGCCTGCCGCTGGCGATTGCGATTGCAAGGAGCGGCTTTGCCGTTGTCGGCTTCGATATCGATCCGAAGAAGATCGTGGCGCTCGACGCCCGCAAATCCTATATCGACGCGGTGGCCGACGATGCGTTGAACACGGAGGCGGAGGCAGGCCGCTTTTCAGCGACGGCGGACTTTGCGGGCCTCCAGGCTTGCGACATCGTCATCATCTGCGTGCCGACGCCACTCACGAAGCATCGCGATCCCGATCTTTCCTATGTCGAGGCGACGTCACGCTCGATCGCAGAGCATCTTCGTGCTGGCCAACTCGTGGTGCTGGAATCGACGACCTATCCTGGTACGACGGACGATATCGTGAAGGTGATCCTTGAAAAGACGGGACTGAGATCCGGCGTGGATTTCTTCATCGGCTTCTCACCAGAGCGCGAGGACCCCGGCAACCAGCACTATCATACCGCAACCATTCCGAAGGTTGTCGCCGGCGATGGGCCGGAAGCGCTGGAACTGATGAAAGCCTTCTATGGTGCGGCGGTAACAACCATCGTTCCGGTGTCCTCTAACGCGACTGCCGAAGCGGTAAAGCTTACGGAGAACATCTTTCGTTCGGTCAATATCGCGCTCGTCAACGAGCTGAAGACCGTCTATGCGGCGATGGGTATTGACGTCTGGGAAGTGATCGACGCGGCCAAGACCAAGCCGTTCGGCTATATGCCGTTCTATCCGGGGCCGGGGCTCGGCGGCCACTGCATTCCGATCGATCCGTTTTATCTGACGTGGAAATCCCGCGAATACGAACTGCCGACGCGCTTCATCGAACTTGCAGGCGAGATCAATTCGGCAATGCCGCGCTATGTCGTCGGTAAGCTTGCAGAAGCACTCGATATCCGCGCCGGAAAAGCGCTCAGCCGCAGCAAGGTTTTGGTCCTTGGTCTTGCCTACAAGAAGAATGTCGCGGACATCCGCGAGAGCCCGTCGCTGCGCCTGATCGAAATCATCGAGGAGCGCGGCGGCAGGGCGGATTATCATGATCCTTTCGTTGCCGAAATTCCGTCGACCCGCGAATATCAGGAGCTGAAGGGCCGGAAGTCCGTGGCGCTGACGCAGGAAGCCGTGGCGGGTTACGACGCGGTTCTGGTTGCAACCGATCACGATCAGGTCGATTACGCCGCGCTTGTCAAAGATGCACCGCTGATCGTCGACACGCGCAACGTCTTTACGCGGCTCGGCCTTTCGGCACAGCACGTCATCAAGGCGTGACGTTTATCGCAGATAGCGTCTTGCCGGTGATTTTGCTGGCGGCAACGGCATAGCCGCCGCTTGCGCCGTCGATGAAGTGCATGTGATCGCGCGAAAGCGGTGTCGGCACGAAACAGGTCATCAGCGCCGATTCTTGCCGATGCAGTCCATAACGGGCGATCCCCTTGGCCCGCGCTTCATCGAGCAGCTTTTCGATCCGCTTCAGCCGTGCGGCATCCACATCGATCGTCATCTTCAGGCCGTCGTCGAATTTGCGGAAATCCGAGTTTCCGGCAACATCCTCCTTGTAGCGCCGGGCGTCGAATTTGCCGAGCGGCATACCGATTTTGTAGAGCGCGGCCAAGAGAGCGAGCTGCAGCATGATGAAGAGCTTTGTAAGAAAACGCTTTCCCTTTGGCGCGGCCACCTTTACTTCGCGATCAATGCCTTTCATCGAGAAGGAGAGCTTCGGACCTTCCGGAGGTATCGGATGGCCGCCACGACCCTGCTCGGCGGCAATCGCGACGATTGTCGTGACCAATTGCTGAAACTCCGCTCCTACTCCCATTGCGCCAGGCACGGCAATGATGGAGACGATTTCTCCATAGTTCGATGAGATCGGGTTCCAACGGCAGGAGAGCCCGGCGAGATTCGGCCGGCTACCTGGTGCTGCGCGTGCAACGGCGTAATTGCCGTCCTTCATCTGCCGTTCGGCCCAGCTGTTGCCGCCCCCCGAAAACATCGCGTAGGTAACGTAGGGGCTCGCGGAATAGCGGGCGATCATCACATCGAGACCCTCGCGGCGGATATCGGCAAGCGGCACGACGGCGGCGCGGAGCGTGAAACCGAGATCCTCCTCGACCCAGATCTGCACGGCCGCGAGCGCATCGCGCGCAATCTGTTCGAGGGATCCCGGCAAAGCTATGAGCGCCCCATCGCCGCCGAAAACGAAGGGATAATCGCCCTTGCCGACGGCATTCAGCACGGCGGAGATAACGGAGGCGCCGGCCATGTTGACGTCCTTGTAGCGGCCGCCTTCGATCGCCTGCGTAGATCCGACGATATCGGCAAGCGCCAAAATCCAGCCGTCCGGCAGTGGCCGGTAGTTTCCGGCATCGGTCACACCCTCGAAATCGGTGAAGACCGGCACTGTCGCAAAGAATTTCTGATCCGAAACGGCATTCATAATCCAACCTTATCACAGACCCGTATCGCTGCGGCAACGGCATTTTGATTTACGGTGATCGACTTTGCGCGGTTTCATGTGATAGCACCGGATTGAAAAAAAGAATGACGGACAAGGACATATATGAGCCGCCTCGACAGCTTCATCCGCCGTTTGACGGCTCAGCGCGATATCCTCAATTCCATCGGCGCTCTGGTCCAGGATACGGACGGTCCGGTTCTGGAATTCGGCCTCGGAAACGGCCGGACCTATGATCATTTGCGTGAACTTCTCCCGAACCGCCGCATCATTGCCTTCGATCGCGAGGTGCACTCCTATTCAGCCTCGACACCGCCTCCGGAGGACATGGTAACGGGCGATATCCGCAAGAGCGGCCCGGCCTTCGTAGGCATCGGTGCGGCACTTGCCCATGCCGACATCGGGACCGGCCACGACGAGATCGACGCGGTAACGCTGACCTGGCTGCCGCAGCTGGTGGCCGGCGTTCTTAAAGCGGGCGGTATCGCCGTCAGCGGCCTGCCGCTCGATTGGCCAGAGCTGGAGCCGCTGCCGCTGCCTGACGGCATCAAGGATGGACGGTATTTTCTCTACCGGCGCAAATAGTCAGGGCAGGAAGAGCACGTCATATTGGTCGATGCCGCCCGGCAGGTCGCGGACCTTCATGTCCTGCTCGCCCACCTCGAAGAAGACGATGCAATCCTCGTAGAAGCTTGAAAGCGCTGCTACGAAATCGCGGGTCTGTCCTGGCCCGTAGAAGATCGGCGTGAATTCCATGTAGAGCGGCACGCGCCGCGACATCAGCGGTGCCATGGAACGGCAGGCGACAGGTTCATAGCCTTCGATGTCCATCCAGACGAGGCCGATGTCGCTCTCATTGAAACCTGCGTGACCGATGATATCGCCCACTGGCTTTACCGGAACGCTCACCCTGATATCCGACGAACTTTGGCGAATGGCGCTGCTCTTTCCGTGGTTGTTTGCGTTGAGAAAGAAATCGATCTCTCCCGCAGTCTCCCCTGCGGCGCAGTTGACGAGCGTGACCTTCTCCTCCAGCCCGTTCTTGCGAATGTTGGTTTCCAGCAGCCGAAAATTGCGGGGGTCAGGCTCCACGCTGACGATGTGCGAATAGGCGTTGCTCAGCGCGAAATAGACGGTCTGCGTCCCGATATTGCCGCCGAGTTCAAGCAGGACGCCCTCCTTTCGCAACAGGCCGCGTTCACGCAGCGACGCCAGCAGCCGGTCGACGTTCTCGCGTTCGAAATGCCCCTTCCGGAAGACCTTGCGGCCGATATAGTCGGACGGCGAAAAGGTCATCAGATGATCGCCGCCATCAACGGTCATGGAAACTACGCGCGGACCGATATTCTCGATGAGCAGTCGGCGGCCGAAGCGCGTGTCAAAGAAGCGGCCCGCCAGGGTGTTTCGCACCTTGCGCAGCCGCTTTCGCCAGTATTTTTTTGAACGCCACGTGTTAACGGCCATCAGGCTTTCCGTTGAGCGGCCTAGCCGCTTGTTCTTTATCGACCACATAGACTTTCAAAGGCAGAGCACGGCCGCGCACGCTGATGTTGCGGCTTTCGATGCCGCGCATGTCCGCGCCCGAAAGATCGGCCACCGGCTCGGAAATAACAAGCGCCGCACCGAACTCCTTGGCGGCGCTCTCAAGGCGGCTTGCGACGTTCACCGTGTCGCCGACGGCGGTCAGATTTCGCACCCTGCCATACCCCATTGTTCCGACGACGGCCGGCCCGAAATGGATTCCGATCGCGATCTGCAGGGGGATCGTCAGTTCATCGGCGAGTTCGGCACCCAATTTTTCGATTTCGAAGGCGATCGTTTCGGCTGCCTTGAGCGCCTGTCGGCAAGCGTCCTCGGGCGAAGTGCCGATGCCGAACAGAGCCATGGCGCCGTCGCCGATGAACTTGTCTATCCGTCCGCCTGTCTGTTCCACTGCCTTGCCGACAAGCGCAAAGTAACGATTGAGCAGGAAAACGATGTCGAAGGGCAGCCGGGTTTCCGTCAGGCTCGTGAAGTTGCGGATGTCGCAGAAAAGCACCGCGATGTCCCGCTCCCGGCCGGGGTTTGTTTCCTGCGTATTGGCGGGCAGGGAGGTTTCCGTTGCCGGGATCAGGAGCGGTACGACGGTGATGTCGTGGTCCGGGCGGAGCTGACAGGCGAGACGCACGTCCAGGCCCGCATTGATGCGGTCGAGCGTCTTCTGCTCCAGTTGGTCAGGCTGCGGCAGACGCTCGTAATCGCCGAGAATCTGAACGCGGCAGGTGGAGCACTGTCCTTTGCCGCCGCAGACCGAGTAATGCGGCAGCCCACCGAGACGGCTTGCCTCAAGCACCGTGAAACCGCGCGGCACCTTGATCGTTTCGCCTCCCGGATAATGCACGGCAATCTGGTCGGTACGCTCCTTCCATTTGCGGCGGGTGCGCGCAGCGACGACGGACAAAAGCGTCAGCGAAAAGGAGCCGTAGAGCCCGGCGCGGATCATTGCGATCTGCCGCTGGGCGTCCGGATCGGAAAAATAACGGGTGTTCAGGTTCTCCTGATAGCGCCCGGTGTCGACAAGACCTTCGTAATCCGGTTCGGCGATCGTACGGCCCATTTCGATAAAGCCGAGCAGCGAAAGCACCGGCAGCAGGATGGCAAGCGCCAAAAGCAGCGGCGCAAGACCGTCATACCAAGGCCGGTAGCGCAGCCAGAAATGCAGGCCGATGCAGCCGTGGATCCAGACGACGACGAGCGCGACTGCCTGCCGGATGCCGTTGCCGAAAGAGAGGATCCATAGCTGGCGAACGACCGTTTCGTAGCTGTCGGCATATCTGTAAAGTTCGTGAACGATACGCGTTCCGACCACATGATCGATCAGAAGCAGCGGGATCGCGAGGCCGACCACGATCTGCGCCATTTCGCCGTTCGGCATGACCAGGCTGCGGCGCATGTATAACGAGCGAAACACCAGCGTGATGTGAACGAAGATCGCGCTGTAGAGGATCAACGTGCCGAGCGGATTTCGCCAAAGGGCGACAAACAGCCGGCGGCCATCATCGGCAGCGGCGACGGAAATGAGGCCGAGTGCATGGTTCGACAGGTGAAGAACCACGAAAGCGAACATGACAAGGCCCGAGCCGAGCCGCGCGCGCCGGATGTTGCGCTCCGAGAAGATCCCTGTGTGCACGACGGTTGCCATTCATTCCCGTTCTTGAAGTTCGAATGCTTTTGCTGGGAACCGGTTAACTTTAGATCGACTTGACCTAAATCTGAATCCGCCGCCCGACCGAAAGGCTGGAATGTGATCCGGCGAAAATCACTTCACAGCTTTCAGCATCATGCTCTAGTGATGTTTGGATAAATGCGGAATGCTGTCTTCTCCAGCCGCGATCACATTCCATATGTTTATCAGTAACTTTTAAGGAAGCGGACAATAGCGGAAATTTTCGCGATAGGCCGGATGGCTGGTTGGAAACAGTGCGTTCTCAAAGGAGCGTGCTGATGCGGATTGCATTTTACGCGCCGCTGAAATCTCCTAACCACCCGACACCCTCCGGCGACCGCCTGATGGCACGGCTGCTTGTCAGGGCGCTGCAACTCGCCGGCCATTCCGTCGAGATCGCCTCCGAGTTCCGCAATTTTGCACCGACCCCCGAGGCGGCAGCGGCGCTTGAGGACGAGCGGCAGGCAGAACTTCTTCGGCTGAGGAGGGCGTGGCACAACGAGCCAAAACCGCATCTCTGGTTCTGTTATCATCCGTACTACAAATCTCCGGATCCCTTCGGACCGATACTCGCGGCGGAATTCGGCATTCCTTATGTCACTGCCGAGACATCCTATTCCCGCAAACGTGACGCCACCGGCTGGGCACCGTCGCAGGCGCTGGTTGCCGCAGCAATCCGGCAGGCGGCCATTAACATCGCGCTCACGGAACGTGACGAGGCAGGAGTCGGGCAGGCTGTTCCCGAGGCTCGACTTGCCTTAATCAAGCCGTTCATCGACACGGCGTCTGTCAGGAATATCGATCTGCGGCCGGATTCGAAACGGCTTGTAACGGTCGCCATGATGCGCGCCGGCGACAAGATGGCCAGCTACACGATGCTGGCCGCGGCGTTGCGGATGATCGAAGAAAAGACCTGGACGCTGGGCATCATTGGCGATGGACCGATGCGGACGGAAGTCGAGGCGCTGTTTTCGGATTTCCCACCTGGCCGTATCGATTGGCTGGGAGAGCGCAGTGCTGGCGACGTCGCCTGTCTGCTCTGCACATCAGGCCTTTATGTCTGGCCTGGCTGTGGCGAAGCCTACGGTCTTGCCTATCTGGAAGCTCAGGCGGCCGGTTTGCCGGCGGTGGCGCAGCGAACCGCGGGCGTGCCCGCGGTGATCCAAGATGGCGTGACCGGCATATTAACGGCGGATGGCAATGTCGGCGCCTTTGCGGCCGCGATCGACCGGCTGCTGCACGATCCGGCGCGACGCCAGGAGATGGGGGAAGCGGCGCGGCGTTTCGTGCTGGAAGAGCGATCGTTGGAGATCGCCGCCAGGGAACTGGACGGGATACTGAAAATATACGCAGGAGTTGAACCATGAGCGGCAATTCGGTCTGGAGACCCCTCCATGAAGAACTTGCGCGCTGGCAGGAGGCTGGAAAAGTGGCCCGCTTCTGGTGGCGCGATGACGATGCGATCGAGCCGACGGCGGCGCTGGACAGATTGCTCGGCCTTGCAAACGCGCATGAGACGCCGTTGACCGTTGCTGTCGTTCCGGCAAAGACCGGTCCGGCGCTTTCCGAGCGGCTTTCGGCTGCGAGCGGCGTCAGCGTTGCCGTGCATGGTTGGTCGCATGAGAACCATGCGCCGCCGCAAGAGAAAAAGCAGGAGCTTGGCGGACACCGCCTGGCGGAGGCCGTGCTTGGCGAACTTTATAGCGGCTTTCTGACACTGCAGCGACTGCATCCGGCGCGGTTCATTCCCATGCTGGTGCCGCCGTGGAACCGCATCGACGGGAGCCTTGTTTCAAAGCTCCCGGCGCTCGGTTTCGAATGCATGTCGGCTTTCGGCCGGGCGGCCGAGGAAGCCTCGATCCCGCTCCTCAACACCCATATCGACGTCATGGGACGAGGAGCGGACCGAAAGGGGCCGCGCGTCGGAAAGCCGCATGACGAACTTGTAAGCGAACTGGTGACGGAACTGCAGGACCGTTTCGAAGGCCGCCACGAACCGGTCGGCTTGCTGACCCATCATCTCGCACATGACGCGACTGCGTGGAAATTTACCGAGGGGTTCCTTGCAGAAACCGGCGATCACCCGGCGATCGCATGGAAGCCGGCGACTGCCCTTGTGAAAGATCAGATGTCGACAACCTGATTGTCACGCGCCGCGAACGCGCCGGGAAACGCCGCCTGGGCATCCTTTTCCATTTTGCCGAGCTGCTCGTCTGTGCGCGACGGCGCATGGTGGAAGAGCGCAAAGCGCTTCGTCCCGGCCATTTTGGCAAGTTCCGTGCCGTGCTGCCAGGTCGAGTGGCCGAAACCCTTGAAACGCTGCATCTCGTCTTCGTTGTAGGTGCAGTCGTAGATCGCCAGATCCGCACCTTTCATCATTTCCAGCGCGACGGGGTCGTGTGTTCCCGGAATGTGTTCGATGTCGAAAACGAGGGCGATTGCGCGGCCCTCCCACTCGATCCGATAGCCGATTGCGCCACCGGGATGATTGAGCATGTAGGTCTTTATGCGGACGCCGCTATGCGGGGAAAGCGTGTCGCCGGCACGAAAGTCGCGGAAGTTCATCGTTGCCTGACAGATATCCGTCTTCACCGGGAACCATGGCGGGCTGATGAACTGATCGACCATCTCCTTGGTGCTCATCTTGCCGTTCAGATGGCCGGACCAGATGTTGACGTTTATCGAGGGATAGTAGATCGCCTTGAAGAAGGGCAGACCGATGATGTGGTCGTAATGACAGTGGCTAAAGAACAGATCGACGTGCGTGACGCCTTCATTAAGCATGGCAAACCCCGCCTCGCGCAGGCCGGAGCCTGCATCGAAGATCATCAGGTGGTCGCCGCAGCGGACTTCGATGCAGGAAGTGTTGCCGCCGTAGCGGTCGAATTCGGGGCCCGATACCGGGATGCTGCCGCGAACGCCCCAAAATTTTACCTGAAACTGATCGTTACTCATGGTTCTTCAAAATCGGGCTCCCGCGTGGCGCTATCGTAATCATAGTTTAACCCTGATGCGAAGTGCGGAATTCCGCGGGGTTGCCTCTATCCTGCCTATTGTCCCAATCGCTAGCAGCAGAAGGAGTAGATTTTCCTAAGGCAGCAGTATTTGGATCCGAATGCAGCCGGACATGGTTTGTTTTCCGTAAACGGAAATGCCGGAGTCTGTGAGG
This Rhizobium sullae DNA region includes the following protein-coding sequences:
- a CDS encoding nucleotide sugar dehydrogenase — protein: MASPSSFAALSAKIKNRSARAGIIGLGYVGLPLAIAIARSGFAVVGFDIDPKKIVALDARKSYIDAVADDALNTEAEAGRFSATADFAGLQACDIVIICVPTPLTKHRDPDLSYVEATSRSIAEHLRAGQLVVLESTTYPGTTDDIVKVILEKTGLRSGVDFFIGFSPEREDPGNQHYHTATIPKVVAGDGPEALELMKAFYGAAVTTIVPVSSNATAEAVKLTENIFRSVNIALVNELKTVYAAMGIDVWEVIDAAKTKPFGYMPFYPGPGLGGHCIPIDPFYLTWKSREYELPTRFIELAGEINSAMPRYVVGKLAEALDIRAGKALSRSKVLVLGLAYKKNVADIRESPSLRLIEIIEERGGRADYHDPFVAEIPSTREYQELKGRKSVALTQEAVAGYDAVLVATDHDQVDYAALVKDAPLIVDTRNVFTRLGLSAQHVIKA
- a CDS encoding DUF3095 domain-containing protein — translated: MNAVSDQKFFATVPVFTDFEGVTDAGNYRPLPDGWILALADIVGSTQAIEGGRYKDVNMAGASVISAVLNAVGKGDYPFVFGGDGALIALPGSLEQIARDALAAVQIWVEEDLGFTLRAAVVPLADIRREGLDVMIARYSASPYVTYAMFSGGGNSWAERQMKDGNYAVARAAPGSRPNLAGLSCRWNPISSNYGEIVSIIAVPGAMGVGAEFQQLVTTIVAIAAEQGRGGHPIPPEGPKLSFSMKGIDREVKVAAPKGKRFLTKLFIMLQLALLAALYKIGMPLGKFDARRYKEDVAGNSDFRKFDDGLKMTIDVDAARLKRIEKLLDEARAKGIARYGLHRQESALMTCFVPTPLSRDHMHFIDGASGGYAVAASKITGKTLSAINVTP
- a CDS encoding class I SAM-dependent methyltransferase; translation: MSRLDSFIRRLTAQRDILNSIGALVQDTDGPVLEFGLGNGRTYDHLRELLPNRRIIAFDREVHSYSASTPPPEDMVTGDIRKSGPAFVGIGAALAHADIGTGHDEIDAVTLTWLPQLVAGVLKAGGIAVSGLPLDWPELEPLPLPDGIKDGRYFLYRRK
- a CDS encoding FkbM family methyltransferase translates to MAVNTWRSKKYWRKRLRKVRNTLAGRFFDTRFGRRLLIENIGPRVVSMTVDGGDHLMTFSPSDYIGRKVFRKGHFERENVDRLLASLRERGLLRKEGVLLELGGNIGTQTVYFALSNAYSHIVSVEPDPRNFRLLETNIRKNGLEEKVTLVNCAAGETAGEIDFFLNANNHGKSSAIRQSSSDIRVSVPVKPVGDIIGHAGFNESDIGLVWMDIEGYEPVACRSMAPLMSRRVPLYMEFTPIFYGPGQTRDFVAALSSFYEDCIVFFEVGEQDMKVRDLPGGIDQYDVLFLP
- a CDS encoding adenylate/guanylate cyclase domain-containing protein, translated to MATVVHTGIFSERNIRRARLGSGLVMFAFVVLHLSNHALGLISVAAADDGRRLFVALWRNPLGTLILYSAIFVHITLVFRSLYMRRSLVMPNGEMAQIVVGLAIPLLLIDHVVGTRIVHELYRYADSYETVVRQLWILSFGNGIRQAVALVVVWIHGCIGLHFWLRYRPWYDGLAPLLLALAILLPVLSLLGFIEMGRTIAEPDYEGLVDTGRYQENLNTRYFSDPDAQRQIAMIRAGLYGSFSLTLLSVVAARTRRKWKERTDQIAVHYPGGETIKVPRGFTVLEASRLGGLPHYSVCGGKGQCSTCRVQILGDYERLPQPDQLEQKTLDRINAGLDVRLACQLRPDHDITVVPLLIPATETSLPANTQETNPGRERDIAVLFCDIRNFTSLTETRLPFDIVFLLNRYFALVGKAVEQTGGRIDKFIGDGAMALFGIGTSPEDACRQALKAAETIAFEIEKLGAELADELTIPLQIAIGIHFGPAVVGTMGYGRVRNLTAVGDTVNVASRLESAAKEFGAALVISEPVADLSGADMRGIESRNISVRGRALPLKVYVVDKEQAARPLNGKPDGR
- a CDS encoding glycosyltransferase family 4 protein, whose protein sequence is MRIAFYAPLKSPNHPTPSGDRLMARLLVRALQLAGHSVEIASEFRNFAPTPEAAAALEDERQAELLRLRRAWHNEPKPHLWFCYHPYYKSPDPFGPILAAEFGIPYVTAETSYSRKRDATGWAPSQALVAAAIRQAAINIALTERDEAGVGQAVPEARLALIKPFIDTASVRNIDLRPDSKRLVTVAMMRAGDKMASYTMLAAALRMIEEKTWTLGIIGDGPMRTEVEALFSDFPPGRIDWLGERSAGDVACLLCTSGLYVWPGCGEAYGLAYLEAQAAGLPAVAQRTAGVPAVIQDGVTGILTADGNVGAFAAAIDRLLHDPARRQEMGEAARRFVLEERSLEIAARELDGILKIYAGVEP
- a CDS encoding polysaccharide deacetylase family protein gives rise to the protein MSGNSVWRPLHEELARWQEAGKVARFWWRDDDAIEPTAALDRLLGLANAHETPLTVAVVPAKTGPALSERLSAASGVSVAVHGWSHENHAPPQEKKQELGGHRLAEAVLGELYSGFLTLQRLHPARFIPMLVPPWNRIDGSLVSKLPALGFECMSAFGRAAEEASIPLLNTHIDVMGRGADRKGPRVGKPHDELVSELVTELQDRFEGRHEPVGLLTHHLAHDATAWKFTEGFLAETGDHPAIAWKPATALVKDQMSTT
- a CDS encoding MBL fold metallo-hydrolase — encoded protein: MSNDQFQVKFWGVRGSIPVSGPEFDRYGGNTSCIEVRCGDHLMIFDAGSGLREAGFAMLNEGVTHVDLFFSHCHYDHIIGLPFFKAIYYPSINVNIWSGHLNGKMSTKEMVDQFISPPWFPVKTDICQATMNFRDFRAGDTLSPHSGVRIKTYMLNHPGGAIGYRIEWEGRAIALVFDIEHIPGTHDPVALEMMKGADLAIYDCTYNEDEMQRFKGFGHSTWQHGTELAKMAGTKRFALFHHAPSRTDEQLGKMEKDAQAAFPGAFAARDNQVVDI